Part of the Zea mays cultivar B73 chromosome 4, Zm-B73-REFERENCE-NAM-5.0, whole genome shotgun sequence genome is shown below.
ATGGGATATGATGGGGGGTTCATGACGTAAAAAAACATGGTGACATTGACAGGAACGATAAAAAGATAAGAAAAAATATATTTGATTATGTTTTGGTATGAGATacagaaaagaaaaggattgtaTTTTTCTATATTGAATCTTTCTTGGGTATGGGTATGGATTCACTTTTAGGTGCCTGACCGAACCTTAGTTGCTCGTTCTAGAGGAGAATGCATGATTTCAGAGCACCCTTTTACTAATCTGATTTGAAACACGCCAATTCCAGGACGAATTGTATCTTTATTGGATTCAAGCGGTATTAGACATATTAATACATTGAATCATAAGAAAATTTTATTGTGAACATCCATTCAACAATATTTTAGAAGTAATAATGTCAACCATATATTCGGGTCATCCATACATCCAACTCAGCCATCCATACACGAACAGTGCTAAAAATCGGAGCAAATTACATTTTTATTGAATCAAATATACTAAGTAGTAGCAGCAAGGTATACTAAATAAAAAGGTACTATGTAATAGTAGGAGCAAGCTATagtaattaaaataaaatataatcTAATGGGCTAATACTAACATGGAGGTACATTAATCCAGTATGGCATTGTGCGCACGATCTCCATATCTTCATAATCATGAACCTGGACAACCTCCATAGTCTGCTTCTGGACATCATAGATGCATAGATCCCTGTGACCAGATACTAAGTGGGCCAGAAAGTAGAAGGTGTTCCCTCTAAGATTATTGGTGCTTGCATAGCACCAAGTTGCCATGTTGGTGCCTGTCAATAGGAAAGCCCTGTCCCCAACATCATCCACCGGGCGCCAGGCCACAAGTTCCTCGTCCTCGTCGTCGTAGGTTTTCTCCATCTTGAAGATACGAGCTGAGCTAATATTGGTGGGATCGAAATCCACGTAGTAGTAGCAGATAGCCAAAAGCTCGCCCATGGACTCTACCAAGTGGATGCAAGCAGCGCAAATGCCCTCGGGAACGAGGTCGAACTCTGCACAGACATCAAACTCATCGAACACTGCGGTGGGAGGATGGCCAGGATCAGACGGGAAGTCCAAGTCGACGACGCCCATCTTGTGCTGATCTGATTCCGTGAAGCGAAAGTACAGCTTCCCTCCGAGCGCGGCGACGTCATGGATGACGTTCTTGGTGGGCGTAGTGGGGGTGCGGAACTCCTCGGGGAAGAAGTAGTCACCAATGTCGTAGGCGTGCTGCCCCCACCTCCTCCGATCAGCCTCTCCATTGACACGGCAGAACCACATGAGAGGGTCGGTGACGTCGAGGAGAACGACGGCGCAGTCCGGGTGGGCGACGGAGCTGTGGGTGAGGAGGCACTTACAGGTGACGGGGATGTCGTGTATGGGTGGCAGGGTGATGGTCTCCCCGGTGAGCGGATGCCACATAGAGGCCTCCGACTCTTGTCCAAGGATGACCAGCCATCCTTGAGGCGTGGTGAAGCAGAAGTTGCCCTCCATCATCATGGGAGGCCTATTGTCGTGCGTGTAGACGATGCTCCGCTCAGGCAGGCTATACATGAGCATCTTGAAGGCGGTAGGAGCAGAGTCGTCTGCTGGATCAACAGCGGCAGCATCCTCGTACTCGTAGACGAGCAAGGGAACAGAGGCGAGGACCTGCGGCGGTGGCTGGATGCTAGCCCTGCCGCTGTGGCCGTCGTTCATCAACATGATGCACATGATGGTGGTAGGTGGTCACCAGCTAGATCAGATTGGGTCGTCGAATCGAATAATAAGCACTATCAACTCGCCGTCTCGCCCTGCTAATCGATCTCTAATCTTGAGACGCAGAGGTGCTGTGCCTGTGCTACGAGATGAGATGAGATAGCACGGGATGAGATGAGAGGCTATCTGGCTCGCttatatataatataatataatcatGAGCCTGGGCGATGAGATGAGAGGCTATCTGGCTCCTCCGCTCGAATCGGAGCCAGGTAGCTGGTTCGCCCAAACAACCGCGCGAAACTACCATCCAACAAATTAGGAGCGGTTTGTTTGTAATTAACCACCTAATAAAATAACAACTCTGAAATCAAAGCCTGGGCGTTATCGTCCTGGAGCTGCTGACGGGCATGGACCTGTCTGCCGCAGTGGGTCGCGTCCATCGTGAACGAGGAGTGTTCGAGCTGGAGCTCAAGCTCGCGCTGGACCGAGCGAGGAAGGTGGTGGCGCAGCGCATGCGCCGGCGGCTTCGGCTTTCGTATAGCCAAATATTTGCCGGCCCAGGGCCAGATTGACGTGGATCCGTGGGCCCATTACGGATGTAGACAAAAGGAGCAGGGAAGCCCAAACCTGAGACCGACGTACCGTGAGACGGTGACGGGCCCACGTGTCTGTATGCTACGTCATCCTAGCAAGCGAAACAGGAACGACAACAAGATAGATACTTCTTCCCCCTAACCGCGCAAAGACGAAAATGGCGACGGGGGTTCCTCTTCCCCGACCAGAGCAAGAGTCAGAGTCAGAGCCAGAGCCAGCGCCAGAGCCAGAGTCAGGGCGTGCCATGTTTCTGTGCCACAGAGAGCAAAGACGAAGGCGGCGGCGTTCCTCATCTCCTCCCGGATCAGAGACAGCGCGTGCCATGCCTGCGCCTTAGATCTCATGATTGGCATGCGCACCAGACTTCTCATAGATCTACGGTCTCCTTGGGCGTTCTGGAGCTGAAAGGTGGCACCTTCCGCCGAGATACGGTGGGTGAGTCTCTTCTCTGTCATGACACGAAATCCCCATGTTCAATCCTGTTAGTTGTGTGCCCCAGGTTTGTGTAGACTACTTTAAGTTGGTATGTCAACTCATTTTTTCAGTCTATCAAACCAGGTCTACGTGTATTCAGGTACTTGACAGCAGTCATCCTCCTTTGGAAGCTGAATAACGAAGTAGATCTATTCTTATGAAATATAATTGAGGATGGAGTCTGTtgaggcgaaggcgaagacgctacccttcacgCGAAGCCTTCGTCGTTTCGCTGCACCAACGAAGGCGAGATGGTCGGCGCAGTTGCCCTTTGTCATCTCCATCGCAAGACGAAGGCCAGATTCAGACTCCGACGTAGTCTGTTAGTCCCGCGTCCTCGTCTCGCCCGGAGGCCCACGCGGAATTTGGCCCACTGTAAgtctgtaacgggccccgcgtggacaAGCATATTACgggcctcatctgtaatagcttttctgtaataacGGTCTGTAACCTCCTTTTATGAGAATATTATAGGGATAGTCCGGGTATCCGAGGGCATAAACATCCTTGTCTTGGGACGTTGGAcactcgggtacctataaatacccccgtacagtgcccttgagaggccagattaacagagcaattaccATCCCACATTAAACTTTGCTTGCACTCTTTCCACTTCCCCGTTGGAtctacttgcccaggagagcaagttcctacATTTGGCGCACatcgttcgtgctacgaacaaactacccgcgatggcacccaagagagctagttcgaaggcagccccatccgtcgccgaagcagcgaaggcagcgctgctagccgagaaaaaaggcaaggccctcgcagacaacacccccaagaagcctgcgaagacgaagtTCTCAACAAGAGACAGCGCCACGAACAACCCACTCTCGAATGCACCCTACGCACCTGTAGCTCCGGAGAACCACAagcaccacccccaggcttcgctccaccagagggcgaagaCGCAACAGAGGAcagcgaagtcatcggcgtctcagctgaagaacagctacaactatgggccctgcgcatcaagaaccgcaacctccaaaaacagaaagacatcctcgaggccaagcgccaacgtgtcaccgcgcaagccaaggtgcgccagatgatacgagacgaggagcagagagcccgggaactcgagcaagagattgcgctcatgcagagcgaaggccagCACGATCTGCAGCACGGCCCGCCCTCCAATAGCGCGTGCGAGCCGGAGACTTATTCATACCCCAGCGCGGGCCCTTCATCCCGCACGCCGTagctttccaaggcatcaactaccttgataagcgaagccccctgg
Proteins encoded:
- the LOC103653128 gene encoding uncharacterized protein yields the protein MCIMLMNDGHSGRASIQPPPQVLASVPLLVYEYEDAAAVDPADDSAPTAFKMLMYSLPERSIVYTHDNRPPMMMEGNFCFTTPQGWLVILGQESEASMWHPLTGETITLPPIHDIPVTCKCLLTHSSVAHPDCAVVLLDVTDPLMWFCRVNGEADRRRWGQHAYDIGDYFFPEEFRTPTTPTKNVIHDVAALGGKLYFRFTESDQHKMGVVDLDFPSDPGHPPTAVFDEFDVCAEFDLVPEGICAACIHLVESMGELLAICYYYVDFDPTNISSARIFKMEKTYDDEDEELVAWRPVDDVGDRAFLLTGTNMATWCYASTNNLRGNTFYFLAHLVSGHRDLCIYDVQKQTMEVVQVHDYEDMEIVRTMPYWINVPPC